In Solea senegalensis isolate Sse05_10M linkage group LG18, IFAPA_SoseM_1, whole genome shotgun sequence, a single window of DNA contains:
- the mrpl10 gene encoding 39S ribosomal protein L10, mitochondrial isoform X1: MAATLCLKLLPKQGWLPLAQHVRHGSKAVTRHRKPMHILRQKLMAVTEYIPPVRVIPPGAYESQTKQAQEQDTAFTLLLKKNLKNLFQESKMIAVAQNNASTAEDMMILKNRLYKHGINVKFFPNQVTLSFLKGSIYSNMAPLFIGPTVLFVSKEPKVSEMLKTLRSSPQMTLLGACIDNTLLSVEGIVNYSKLPTMTVVQGQLLSGLMMLTSHTSSMLQHHPAHLSALLQQHIKQQSPDSSMEAGPAAEKAT; this comes from the exons ATGGCGGCGACCTTGTGTTTAAAATTACTACCGAAACAGG GATGGCTTCCCCTGGCTCAGCATGTCCGCCACGGCTCCAAGGCCGTGACTCGCCACAGAAAACCAATGCACATACTCAGACAGAAGCTCATGGCTGTTACAGAGTATATTCCTCCAGTGAGGGTCATCCCTCCAGGCGCCTACGAGTCCCAAACCAAACAAGCCCAGGAG cagGATACTGCGTTCACGTTACTTTTGAAGAAGAATCTGAAGAACTTGTTTCAGGAGTCTAAGATGATTGCTGTGGCCCAGAACAACGCCAGCACTGCTGAAGATATGATGATTCTCAAGAACAGGCTTTACAAACATGGCATCAATGTCAAATTCTTCCCCAACCAG GTGACACTTTCTTTCCTCAAAGGCAGTATTTACAGCAACATGGCACCTCTGTTCATTGGTCCAACAGTGCTGTTTGTTAGTAAAGAGCCAAAGGTCAGCGAGATGCTGAAGACTCTGAGGTCCAGCCCACAGATGACGTTACTGG GAGCCTGTATAGACAACACATTACTAAGTGTAGAGGGGATTGTGAACTACTCCAAACTGCCAACAATGACTGTTGTCCAGGGTCAGCTGCTCAGTGGGCTAATGATGCTGACATCCCACACTTCCTCCATGCTGCAGCATCACCCAGCACACTTGTCGGCTCTGCTACAGCAGCACATCAAGCAGCAGAGCCCCGACAGCAGCATGGAGGCAGGTCCTGCAGCGGAGAAGGCCACATAG
- the pnpo gene encoding pyridoxine-5'-phosphate oxidase, translated as MRIYLLNSIFSLVTKPNIWFTQVNVQCYVTFWLTSMRRILNTYVVRYINLFRRDPAACISRTIAQRCVLAPRFCRRSTSDSTTMDLSDMRKGYKGREECFEEGHLVSLDPIEQFGNWFDKATKCPEIGEANAMCIATATKDGRPSARMVLLKGYSSEGFRFFTNYKSRKGSELDSNPYASLVFYWEPLNLQIRIEGNVERFPFQSSCEYFHSRPKSSQIGAVVSQQSTTIPNRQYLLQKNADLEEKYKDAEVPMPDYWGGYVVKPFSIEFWQGQTNRLHDRILFTKRKEGETELGEFQHAAAADWVYQRLAP; from the exons ATGCGAATATACTTGCTTAATTCTATATTTAGTTTGGTTACGAAACCAAACATTTGGTTTACGCAAGTGAACGTGCAGTGTTACGTCACGTTCTGGCTGACAAGTATGAGGCGCATACTCAATACGTATGTGGTCAGATATATCAATTTATTTCGGAGAGATCCTGCTGCTTGTATCTCCCGGACTATTGCTCAACGCTGCGTTTTAGCTCCGCGTTTCTGCAGGAGGTCTACGAGTGACAGCACAACAATGGACCTGAGTGACATGAGGAAGGGGTACAAGGGGCGCGAGGAG TGCTTTGAAGAGGGTCATCTTGTGTCTTTGGACCCAATCGAGCAGTTTGGAAACTGGTTTGATAAAGCCACAAAGTGTCCTGAAATCGGAGAGGCCAATGCCATGTGTATCGCCACTGCCACAAA GGATGGACGTCCGTCTGCGCGCATGGTGCTCCTGAAAGGTTACAGCAGCGAAGGGTTCCGCTTCTTTACAAATTACAAGAGCAGAAAAGGCTCTGAACTG GACAGTAATCCTTACGCTTCACTGGTCTTCTACTGGGAACCCCTAAACTTACAG ATTCGCATTGAGGGCAATGTGGAGCGGTTTCCCTTTCAAAGCTCTTGCGAATACTTCCATTCCCGACCAAAGAGCAGCCAGATTGGGGCTGTTGTAAGTCAACAAAGCACAACTATTCCAAACAGACAG TATCTGCTGcagaaaaatgcagatttggAAGAGAAATACAAGGACGCAGAAGTGCCTATGCCTGACTATTG GGGCGGTTACGTTGTCAAGCCTTTCTCAATCGAGTTTTGGCAGGGCCAGACCAACAGACTTCACGACCGCATCCTGTTCACCAAACGGAAGGAGGGTGAGACTGAGCTGGGAGAGTTTCAGCACGCTGCCGCGGCTGACTGGGTGTATCAGCGACTGGCTCCATGA
- the mrpl10 gene encoding 39S ribosomal protein L10, mitochondrial isoform X2, with the protein MAATLCLKLLPKQGWLPLAQHVRHGSKAVTRHRKPMHILRQKLMAVTEYIPPVRVIPPGAYESQTKQAQEDTAFTLLLKKNLKNLFQESKMIAVAQNNASTAEDMMILKNRLYKHGINVKFFPNQVTLSFLKGSIYSNMAPLFIGPTVLFVSKEPKVSEMLKTLRSSPQMTLLGACIDNTLLSVEGIVNYSKLPTMTVVQGQLLSGLMMLTSHTSSMLQHHPAHLSALLQQHIKQQSPDSSMEAGPAAEKAT; encoded by the exons ATGGCGGCGACCTTGTGTTTAAAATTACTACCGAAACAGG GATGGCTTCCCCTGGCTCAGCATGTCCGCCACGGCTCCAAGGCCGTGACTCGCCACAGAAAACCAATGCACATACTCAGACAGAAGCTCATGGCTGTTACAGAGTATATTCCTCCAGTGAGGGTCATCCCTCCAGGCGCCTACGAGTCCCAAACCAAACAAGCCCAGGAG GATACTGCGTTCACGTTACTTTTGAAGAAGAATCTGAAGAACTTGTTTCAGGAGTCTAAGATGATTGCTGTGGCCCAGAACAACGCCAGCACTGCTGAAGATATGATGATTCTCAAGAACAGGCTTTACAAACATGGCATCAATGTCAAATTCTTCCCCAACCAG GTGACACTTTCTTTCCTCAAAGGCAGTATTTACAGCAACATGGCACCTCTGTTCATTGGTCCAACAGTGCTGTTTGTTAGTAAAGAGCCAAAGGTCAGCGAGATGCTGAAGACTCTGAGGTCCAGCCCACAGATGACGTTACTGG GAGCCTGTATAGACAACACATTACTAAGTGTAGAGGGGATTGTGAACTACTCCAAACTGCCAACAATGACTGTTGTCCAGGGTCAGCTGCTCAGTGGGCTAATGATGCTGACATCCCACACTTCCTCCATGCTGCAGCATCACCCAGCACACTTGTCGGCTCTGCTACAGCAGCACATCAAGCAGCAGAGCCCCGACAGCAGCATGGAGGCAGGTCCTGCAGCGGAGAAGGCCACATAG